The window TAAATGTCATCCTAGATTTAGTTTCAGGAGACTTATATTTGCAGTTTCACGTTAATGTTTTTGCGTTGTTAACAGTCTAGGCCAGTGGACTACTTCTGCTTTGGCTACTGGGTGGCTAAGCGAGATGTATTCCCGTGTGTTATAAATTGGTTAGTTAAGTGTGAGAACATTTGTGTGCAGTTTTGTGTATAACTGAATGGATGGTGCGCTTTGGTAGCCCTATCTGTATTCTACTTCTTCTAGATTGTTTCTTCTGTGTTAGAATTAAATAGTTTATTGGTCACTACTACACAGTCCTTTGAAAAGACACAGCGTGTAAATGGTAACTATACAggtttgaaaataatatatataaaatattttctttttcagacatAAAGCAGTCACTTATTTCTAACGTCAGTTTCAACTATTTATCCTTGGATAACAGTCCAACCGAATGAAATTATGTCTGGGTACAAGCCTGCAGCTATTCAGACGTATCCTGTACTTGGTGAAAAAATCACCCAGGACACACTGTACTGGAACAACTATAAGGTAAATGTAGATGGTAATGAAGGGTTTGCGTTTATACTTATTTCTCCAGCATTTGTTACACTTGTGATACTCTAATAGAGAACTAATAACTAAAAAGAATCTATCAGCAGTTTAGTTGGGTGGGAAATTTGATATCTGATAgtttttcttggaatttttaaaataaaagtccgTATTGGTTAATCATACAACTGCCTAGCAGAGAATAAACAGATGATTAATggatgccaagtgaaataaatttttgaatttgaatcttgcattatttttttcttttgcttttctcaaaCTAAGAAGTGATGCAGAATTAGTTCTTCCAGACTGTCTACAAAGGCtcggaaatgattttttttttaagaaaatgaacaattaaatagaaaaatggaaaaagattgGGATGGGAGGCTTATGGGacaagaaactttttaaaataagattttatttatttatctgagaaagagggaggagaagcagggagtatcagcagagggagagggagaagcagactccctgctgagcagggaccctgatgtggggctccatcccaggaccctgggatcacgacctaaaccaaaggcgacgggtaactgactgagccacccaggtgctcctggaatcAGAAATTTAAATGACCAGTAAATATAACAAAGAGCTACAGCTTTGCTCctaatttaaaaagtgtaaattGAAACAGTAATTTGGATACATTTTTCATCTGTTACAGtgacacaaatgaaaaattttgatcATCATTGCTACTTGAGGGAGGAAAAGTGATGTAAACTTTCTGGAGGGCATTTTGAcattatgataaaaatatcttttggcCATGTAAATTCTGCAGTTTGGAACCTAATGATTATACTCCCCCAAATTTGCTaagatgtatgtatgtaggtgtttattaaagtattatttttaatactagaaattttggaaaaatctctGTATTTTAGTAGTAGATTGGTAACGTAAATTATGATGTATCCTTTAACGGATGGCAAATCTGTTGAGCATATGAAAAGTTACCTAAGATGTGTtagtgaaaaaaagcaaggtgCAGAACAGCCTGCATGCATGGTATGATCTTTGTGTCAGTTACAGAATACATGGTTAAATGTATGCTGGTACAGGCATAACTATTTTTCCCCCCAGTAATAATCACAGAAAACTCTATTGCTGAAGAGGAAGAGTAGGGTATGGTTTTCCAGCCATATATTTATCTACTTTAATGGCAACCAGGATAGTCTGAGTGAtggatttgaatttttctttttttttttgcttttatcataCTTCTTTACTAAATACATCCTAGTAAATGTTATtaagagcaaagagaaatgaTCAATAAGAAATTATGTAATCTTAAAAGGTCTTTCCAATTGTAACTCTGTTAATctcctgtattattatttttttttattaagaccCCTGTTCAAATCAAGGAGTTTGGTGCAGTGTCAAAAGTAGATTTTTCTCCGCAGCCTCCGTACAATTACGCTGTCACCGCTTCCTCAAGGGTAAATATAttaagtttgtttttcctttatgtaGTTTATATTTGCTACTGATCTTGAGCCATCTGGTCAAATACTacgttttttatctttttgtagaTTCACATTTATGGCCGGTACTCTCAAGAACCTATAAAAACCTTTTCCCGATTTAAAGACACAGCATACTGTGCTACTTTTCGTCAGGATGGTAAACTGCTTGTGGCTGGCAGTGAAGATGGTGGAGTTCAGCTTTTTGATATAAGTGGGAGAGCTCCCCTCAGGCAGTTTGAAGGTCATACTAAGTAAGAGCCACTGttcaaaaatgtttacattttttttttttaacctgaggtATAATGAACAAAACATTGTTAGTTTTGGGCATATGTTCAATATTTGTGtctattgcaaaatgatcataaaaagtctagttaacatctgtcaccatatagacagtttttgtttgttttttgggctTTGAATAAAAACACAGAGCAGTTCTATGAAGATTATGTACCAGTGTATCCTTTATTTCTTGGTGGTTCTACAATAGAGTACTTCATCTGGTCCAGTTGTATGGTCCAGTTTGACGGGGCTCATGAATTCCCTAGAATTGTATGTGACATTTCGAGAAATGTACGTTTGTCTAGGAAGATTTCCTATAGTTTTTGCCTAATCTGTGAGTTCTGTGACCAGGCCAGGTTATAAACCACTGATCCAAAGGCAACCCTATAACTATAAATCAGAACTAATCTGGACTACATTAGAGGTTCTTATTTTGAAGTCAGGTTTGAAAggttgattctttttcttcttgaagttaATATTTTGCCACTTAGTAAATTAAATGGCCAGGGCAGTTATAACTTTATATCAAGATTACCTAGTTCATTGCTGAAGTTTGCTACTGATTTAAAATCTCAATTGTTTTTTATAGTATATTGTCAGGAGGATCTTTCCTCATCagggaaacatttaaagaataacaaATTCACTTAGTATGATACTACTTCATGACAAGTCTGTCTTAGGATTTTGTAATTAATTGTccgttttgaaatttttttaaattaaaagtaccTTTGCTCCAACCTGTAGAACATTTACTTTCATTGAGTTTTGTAGAATTGTCAACATATTAGAAGATATAATTTTAAGACTGTTTATATTAACTTCATAGAGTagaggtatttaaaattttaaattggctTAGGGACAAACacctgttttaaagattttctgagctactttttttgttatttagagaaaaggaatgtttttatgttagaagatgccagagatataatttttttcttgctttttaatatattgattcttgattttttagAGCAGTTCACACAGTTGATTTTACAGCTGACAAATATCATGTGGTCTCTGGGGCTGATGATTATACAGTTAAATTGTGGGATATTCCAAACTCCAAGGAAATTGTGACATTCAAAGAACATTCTGATTATGTGAGGTGTGGATGTGCTAGCAAACTGAACCCAGATCTGTTTGTAACAGGTTGGTGAACTGTTTTTCCCTCCTGAAATGGATAATTTAATTGTGATATAATTTGATATTGTTTTGGGATAGAgcagtttaaacatttttataaaggagtatgtttctgtttttccagttgttttcttttggtgATTGTTCTTACTGTCTTCCAAACAGCATTTGGAAGCATCAGGCTTCCCTGGAAACATGAGTGTCAGAACTGTAATGGTTTTCACAGCAGCCAAGAAACAAAGATAATGCCGTAGAGTGTTTGTGGGTGCTTGTGCAAAGGTTCCCACATGATTCAGTAGTGATGATAGCTTGAAGATCCGAATAGTTTAAGATCTAGTATAATGTAGTATAGTATAATATAGTACAGTAAAATGCTTTTTCAGAAAACAGTAGTACCAGAGAGTATGGAAATACTCTGTTTTCATGaatgtacatatgtgtacattATTACATCTAAAATTTCATCTTATTACACCTTAAAATTTCATCTAAGCctcttctccttttaaaatttatatttggatAAACACACATacttagtttttgttgttttaaataataagttCACATAATACAAAAATTGACATTTTAGGGTCATATGATCATACTGTGAAGATGTTTGATGCACGAACAAACCAGAGTGTGATCTCTGTTGAGCATGGGCAGCCAGTGGAAAGTgtcctgctttttccctctggaGGACTTCTGGCATCagcaggtattttaaaaattgctttactAATATTGTTGGTCATCTCgaatgagtgatttttttttttttttttttttttttttagttacttctTATAATTTAACACTGTGCCCTTGAATTGCATACCTAGGTTTTGCTCAACTGATAAGTAGGGCAGGCCAGCAGTTATTTATTGAGTACGGAGGGTGAGCCAGATACTGtgctattatatacatattattgaGCCTAGAAGGTAGGTAGTTTTCTCCATATTTTGCAGCTACggaaataaaagttattaaacTAATTTTTACAAGATAAAGTGATAGATCTGAAATCCTAGGACTTGAGAGTCTACTACATTGTGTATTTAACCTAGAAATCCAGGTTGTATTCCTGTTTATCCCTACCGAAGAGATCTGTGACAGCTTTTGAAAACACAGTCCTTTTCATTCTAGAATCAGATTtgtctcttttctgtgtctcttgatTGAGATGACTTTACCCAGAAAATAGCCAGTAATTCTGGAGGAGGATATAATGTGGAGTCAGAAGGGGTCTTGACACAGTTTACATCAACTTGTAACTGACGTCTTTTTTCGTTATGTTGATCATAGagcattttcaaaattagaatggaaagagtaaattgacttttttcatttatcatgtcAAAATTAATGTGTTGACAGTAGGATACGTAGGTAGTATAACTTATAGCAtatgtgtgactgtgtgtgtagcctttttttctctcaatttcaaaatccaaataaaaattagcctgttttatatttcttccccAGGACctctttaatttcaaaataagttgATAACATTGTCAGATGTATCCATTTTTCTTGCTGTTATTTTGAGAAACGGAAATAAGTTCAAGTTGAACAGGGAGAATGGGCATCTCTTCTGTGTCACTAGCTAATTGTACGATCTTGGGCAGTCCCTTCACTCAGCCCCTGTAGGCTTTGGAAATGTGAGCTTGGACGGAATCAGTTGTTTTAAACTATGCTCTCTCGTGAGCTGCCACAGGTGGTGAGACAGGGACTGTGAACTGGCCTATGTGCCCCTTTCCCAGTTAGGATAGGTAAGacctttgctcctccctctcaaactcattttcctgttttaccTTCTAGACTTTTGCTTCACATTTCATTGAAATAAAAGATGCCGtattaaaagaattgtttttaaactaTTAGAGTGAATTGCCTTTAAGGAACCTTCTAACTCTTCGAGTAGAAGTTTTAGGGaagtttttttagttttggtgaGATTCACAAAATGTTTAGGAAGTAAAGCTATATTATTCATTTCCATAGTGACCCAAAATTTCTTTTGCCAAATGATTTTATTACAATTCTCGTAATCTTTTTTggttatactttttattttgctggGAAGTTCTGTGAACTTTACAAACATGCAGTTAATCATCATAACAGTTCTTTGAGGTAGGAACTATTATTATTCTCAGTTTCAAAGTCTGAGTGATGGAGCCAGCACTGAAACCAGGCAGTTTTGCTCTGGGACCCCTCACTTCACCTCCATGCTGTGCCCTGTCCAGTGTAGAATGcttttcaaatctttaaaatactaaatattaggCAGAATTTCAAATTAATGATTATTTCTTCTTGTAGGAGGCCGTTATGTTAAAATCTGGGACATGCTGAAAGGAGGACAATTACTAGTGTCTTTGAAAAATCATCATAAAACTGTGACGTGTTTATATCTGAGCAGCTCTGGACAGAGGTTACTTTCTGGGTCCCTGGATAGGTTAgcgttttaattttctttctttattattactGGTGTATGGATATTTACTGCTTGAGGAAATGAGTTATTTCTGAAGTATTTGTGATAAAGTAAATGTTCTGTcaaatttctgtgaaaaaatattttcagttgaaaattagttttgatctttttttattcatacaCAGCAAACTTATTTTCTTGCTTGACATAAGTTAGtgcttcagggcagccccagtggctcagtggtttagtgctgccttcagcccagggcgtgatcctggagacccaggatcaagtcccaccatcgggttccctgcatggagcctgcttctccctctgcctcttgtctttgcctctatctctctctgtctctcatgaataaataaataaaatctaaaaaaattttaaaaatttaaaaatcttaaaaaaaagtgcttcagCGTATATACTTAAGGAATTTTATTGAACCATttgaacattgttttttttttaattagtctctcattctgtgatttctttaaaaatccttattgtgtatgtgtatatctaaaaatttaatgagtgtatgtatgtattctagcttatattcttcaaaatttgAAACTTCATGTGAAAACTTATATACATTTATgtgattaaaattttatcttttttcttttttaaaagatttttttaaaatttatgtgtgagagagagcatgcataagaACACAAgtggtagagagggagaagcaggcttcccatcaaacagggagtctgatgcgggctccatcccagggccctgggatcatgacctgagccgaaggtagaagctcagccactgagccccccagacgcccCTCAGATATTATATTTCCAATTAGTAGTATTCCATTAGTTAATGTTCTAAAACAGTGGTGTCCAATAGAAATATGATGTAGgctacatataaaattttaaatgttttagtagCCACATTAAGTAGGCAAAAAGAACTCAGTAAAATTATTTCAGggtatctaaaatattatttcgATATGTaatcaatgtaaaaatattaCCAAGACagatcagttaagcatccaatacATGCCCTATGATacagtaataatattttatagtgatTAAAGTGAAATGTAGTtgtttaacagaaaaatatttttacactacctcagttttcaaattaaaatttatttaaaatcaaaattaaaaatgtggttCTTTATTtccactggccacatttcaagtactcagtagCATGTGGCTGGAGCTATGGCGCATTTCTAGTagtcatatttatttgtttttgattattttatgtctgtattttctatttttgttgttatggAAAGCCTTGGTTTTTCAGTATGttcattaaaaagtatatatgttttaaaagctagaatatatataaatgaatatatatatatatacatatacatacacatatatattttgtaagattttattttatttattcatgagaggcacagaga is drawn from Vulpes lagopus strain Blue_001 chromosome 8, ASM1834538v1, whole genome shotgun sequence and contains these coding sequences:
- the UTP15 gene encoding U3 small nucleolar RNA-associated protein 15 homolog, with the protein product MSGYKPAAIQTYPVLGEKITQDTLYWNNYKTPVQIKEFGAVSKVDFSPQPPYNYAVTASSRIHIYGRYSQEPIKTFSRFKDTAYCATFRQDGKLLVAGSEDGGVQLFDISGRAPLRQFEGHTKAVHTVDFTADKYHVVSGADDYTVKLWDIPNSKEIVTFKEHSDYVRCGCASKLNPDLFVTGSYDHTVKMFDARTNQSVISVEHGQPVESVLLFPSGGLLASAGGRYVKIWDMLKGGQLLVSLKNHHKTVTCLYLSSSGQRLLSGSLDRKVKVYSTTSYKVVHSFDYAASILSLALAHEDETIVVGMTNGILSVKHRKSEAKKESFPKRRRPAYRTFIKGKSYMKQRDDILINRPSKKHLELYDRDLKNFRVSKALDRVLEPSCTIKTPEITVSIIKELNRRGVLANALAGRDEKEISRVLNFLIRNLSQPRFAPVLINAAEIIIDIYLPVIGQSPVVDKKFLLLQGLVEKEIDYQRELLETLGMMDMLFATMTRKESTSVLQHTSDGFLENKMES